In Hymenobacter chitinivorans DSM 11115, a single window of DNA contains:
- a CDS encoding NAD(P)/FAD-dependent oxidoreductase, with amino-acid sequence MTSVEYLIIGHGIAGATLSYELRRRGHPVLVLDTYQPDSASNVAAGLMNPVAGQRFALTWRADELLTAAAAFYRALERQFGQQFFFEVPILKLLASVAEQNTILARSADNPWQDFVADINLSPAPQAGLRQEFGGITIRRGGYVALRELLAALATEGLQNGWLRRETFDPHRLVVHDSGVVYGESVQAQHIIFCEGSAATQNPYFNWLPLRPNQGEVLDVECPGLSEAQVLNRGAYVVPLGQQRFRVGATYRRPPFAETITAEARQELSHKLGAMTDQPFSVTGQRMGLRPTVPDRKPLVGTHPARPVVSICNGFGSKGVMIAPRLAAHFADVLEGTAELWPEVNIERYSALYLASLSEAGFSS; translated from the coding sequence ATGACGAGCGTTGAGTACCTGATTATCGGCCACGGTATTGCCGGGGCCACCCTGAGCTATGAACTGCGCCGCCGGGGCCACCCCGTGCTGGTGCTGGATACCTACCAGCCCGATTCGGCTTCCAACGTGGCGGCGGGCCTGATGAACCCCGTGGCCGGGCAGCGCTTTGCCCTCACCTGGCGGGCCGACGAGCTACTGACGGCCGCGGCGGCCTTTTACCGGGCGCTGGAAAGGCAGTTTGGCCAGCAGTTTTTCTTCGAAGTGCCCATTCTGAAGCTGCTCGCCTCGGTGGCCGAGCAAAACACGATTCTGGCCCGGAGTGCCGATAACCCGTGGCAGGATTTCGTGGCCGACATTAATCTTAGCCCCGCACCCCAAGCCGGTTTGCGCCAGGAATTTGGGGGCATTACTATTCGGCGGGGCGGCTACGTAGCCCTGCGCGAACTGCTGGCCGCGCTGGCTACGGAAGGACTGCAAAATGGGTGGCTGCGGCGCGAAACTTTTGACCCGCATCGACTTGTTGTCCACGACAGCGGCGTTGTTTACGGGGAAAGTGTGCAGGCCCAGCACATAATCTTCTGCGAAGGCAGCGCGGCCACACAAAATCCGTACTTTAACTGGCTGCCGCTGCGGCCCAACCAGGGCGAGGTGCTCGACGTGGAGTGCCCGGGCTTATCCGAAGCCCAGGTGCTCAACCGGGGCGCTTACGTAGTGCCGCTGGGGCAGCAGCGTTTTCGGGTGGGAGCCACGTACCGGCGGCCCCCATTTGCGGAAACTATTACGGCCGAAGCCCGGCAGGAGCTCAGTCACAAGCTGGGGGCCATGACGGATCAGCCATTTTCGGTAACCGGGCAGCGCATGGGCCTGCGCCCAACCGTGCCCGACCGAAAACCCTTGGTAGGTACGCATCCGGCCCGGCCGGTTGTGAGTATATGTAATGGCTTCGGCTCCAAAGGAGTAATGATTGCTCCGCGGCTGGCCGCCCATTTTGCCGATGTGCTGGAAGGCACCGCGGAATTATGGCCCGAGGTCAATATCGAGCGGTATTCTGCGTTATACTTAGCTAGCCTTTCCGAGGCCGGCTTTTCTTCCTGA
- a CDS encoding MBL fold metallo-hydrolase, which translates to MVVSGFTFNAFSENTYLLHDATKQCVIVDPGCYDKAEQQALRAFIEAQGLQVVLLVNTHCHIDHVFGNQFILDTYQVPFLIHEADLPTLRAVPTYAPSYGFAQYQPAEPTGFLTPGTPVTFGTTELEVRFAPGHAPGHVVFYHVPTQVVIGGDVLFQGSIGRTDLPGGDYNTLINSIRTELLTLPDAVTVYPGHGPATTIGAERVGNPFLR; encoded by the coding sequence ATGGTCGTTTCTGGTTTTACGTTCAACGCCTTTTCTGAAAACACCTACCTGCTGCACGATGCCACCAAGCAGTGCGTCATCGTCGACCCCGGCTGCTACGATAAGGCCGAGCAGCAGGCCCTGCGGGCTTTTATCGAGGCGCAGGGTTTACAGGTAGTGCTGCTGGTCAATACCCATTGCCACATCGACCACGTGTTCGGCAACCAGTTTATTCTCGACACCTATCAGGTTCCGTTTTTGATTCACGAGGCCGACCTGCCCACGCTGCGGGCCGTACCTACCTACGCCCCCAGCTACGGCTTTGCCCAGTACCAGCCAGCCGAGCCGACGGGCTTTTTGACGCCCGGCACCCCCGTCACGTTTGGTACCACCGAGCTGGAAGTCCGCTTCGCACCGGGCCACGCCCCCGGCCACGTCGTGTTTTACCACGTGCCCACCCAGGTCGTCATTGGCGGTGACGTGCTGTTTCAGGGCAGCATTGGCCGCACCGATTTGCCCGGCGGCGACTACAACACGCTTATTAATAGTATTCGCACCGAATTGCTGACCCTGCCCGACGCCGTGACGGTATACCCCGGCCACGGGCCGGCCACCACCATCGGGGCCGAGCGAGTGGGTAATCCATTCCTGCGCTAA